A window of the Dictyostelium discoideum AX4 chromosome 4 chromosome, whole genome shotgun sequence genome harbors these coding sequences:
- the dhkL gene encoding HisK family protein kinase: protein MEGSKRDIIENSNNGNNKGVVIEELGETYYTNSKPSTSADCKYFRDSFEFGSNNNNNNNNNNNNNNNNNNNNNNNNNNNNNNNNNNNNEEKSNNETEKTLESNGDTTTTTTTNNNNNNNNNNNNNNNNNNNNNNNNNNNNNNNNNNTNSSNDIYMNSPSSTLSSPGNAGNNLPIGCTKPNVPKSPYSPSPPHLYKSNSTSYLKSSFFSGNGSSSSSSSTTTTNINSNNSNTNTYSTSTNVKKNNSNTNSNTNNNTNGNTNTNSNSNKKNINSNSSDNIIINDTADIMNRRRDRFKSFSWTIGESNSNSKFSELSMISSKCKSIKSEFTPLFETLTVFDESDKIRHSLIQNHYKTLLIQNPASPNRTLLTNLLQRRGHNLTTCPIDINHVLQLLQKESFSLFIFDPNESIINNTSNSISSNEPISLSSSSSYYNNNNSNNNSVNNNNNNNSGNSTNNNSPSSHTPNSPMIFQPIVSNICSNSGGSGNNSPHHIDNNNNSNQQQQQQQQQQQQQQQHQHQQQQQQSSSTTATTNNSCTLNQQQQQQQQQQQQQQQQQQQQQQSQPTTPTQSTQSPTTSISFSKKKNLTINTSFKTSPMSSPKSFNKPSQSPQNIFNNFSNTYNPNNIEFCKILKSKLTEFETVIVLTESTDPSEFCQYIDAGATDYIPQPISPILLDLRLTTCQKLVNNNLHLKKAESLKDATRKMVTCIENSPDCVEIWDPSGHIQYLNLAFSEMTGFARWELLGKEFSNLIDNTEIIPNMWATLTDKKTWNGFIRTRHNNNTLIYFEASISPVLDQFQQILYYNCTKRDVTQKRIDEESKTLEQNKIIEKSRLRLSMMSHDIRTPMSNIIGMADLLLDTSLSQHQHHYLEIIKNSSNTLLTIINDILDISKIEAGKLDIDYESFDFNATVSQVVESMAQRVQSKGLELLSYVDPKIPNILIGPSSRLNQILTNLLGNSLKFTDKGEISICCLLNDETDSEYEIKVDVRDTGIGIKKEALPLLFKAFTQAEGTITRQYGGSGLGLAICKELVHLAFNGEISVESQYGHGSTFTCILKFKKFLPSDSQNLLPASSPLQQQQQQQQHQQQTQFHQHQQQTQFHQHQQQQLQHQQHQQHQQLQQQQQQQQQLQQQLQQHQQHQLQQRQHHQQQLQQQQHHHHQQVHLQQQQQHEHDAQHNQHIQQQQQQQQQQQQQQQQHEHNNNGHHNSHGHNHHGSHHNHNHQHNNNNNNITINKLQHQEKKQKSNEQQLESITENSFSPIVEPMVISDPDTPEALNISQSPSPQSIHNGTTINQQPTSPLNTLGSKFDFSGAKMLFIERNDTSRGNLFKQLLAWNIQLELVEDGESGFRKWKQSIESNSPYSIIIMDLNTPGVDGASLPMRIKKELELMQQHLQQQQEQEQQQQQEQQQSELQKQPDVENKNSSQNNDNNNNNNKSNSSGGNQCIYRSPIIMLMPIQFLNSQLEDNLKDAGVCAILSKPIRMSQLADVFMMYLGPNSEHNNNNNYNNNNGNGYLNGGGGGGGSVNGTGNGTLQVGMSNDGGNGCGVVSFWNKQRRASAEEQEQDPSKLLGKVLVVDDNHINIQILSKMLQTVGCEVDSVLSGADALAKINQSSGDSYDAIFLDIQMPDMDGFQVSRKIREREKKFSLPRVAIIATTANVFKEDQLKCFDAGMDDFISKPIKRAEIKEIIKKYGKNGNHQSGSAYSLYKLS from the exons ATGGAAGGTTCTAAAAGggatattattgaaaatagtaataatggcAATAATAAAGGTGTCGTAATTGAAGAATTGGGTGAAACGTACTACACAAATTCAAAACCAAGCACTAGTGCAgattgtaaatattttagggattcttttgaatttggtagtaataataataataataataataataataataataataataataataataataataataataataataataataataataataataataataataataataataataatgaagaaaagTCAAATAACGAGACTGAAAAGACTTTAGAAAGTAATGGagatactactactactactactactaataataataataataataataataataataataataataataataataataataataataataataataataataataataataataataataataataataccaatagtagtaatgatatatatatgaattcaccatcatcaacattatcatcaccaGGTAATGCAGGcaataatttaccaattggATGCACCAAACCAAATGTACCAAAATCACCATATAGTCCATCACCACCACATctatataaatcaaattcaacctcttatttaaaatcttctttttttagtggaaatggtagtagtagtagtagtagtagtactaccaccaccaatattaatagtaataattcaaatacaaatacttATAGTACAAGTACAAAtgtaaagaaaaataatagcaataCAAATAGTAATACAAATAACAATACAAATGGCAATACAAAtactaatagtaatagtaataaaaaaaatataaattcaaatagttcagataatataataattaatgataCAGCAGATATAATGAATAGAAGAAGGGAtagatttaaatcattttcatgGACAATTGGAGAATCTAATTCAAATAGTAAATTTAGTGAACTATCAATGATATCATCAAAATGTAAAAGTATAAAGAGTGAATTTACACCATTGTTTGAAACGTTGACAGTTTTTGATGAATCTGATAAAATCAGGCATAGTCTCATACAGAATCATTATAAGACATTATTGATTCAAAATCCAGCATCACCAAATCGTACATTATTAACAAACTTACTCCAAAGAAGAGGTCATAATTTAACAACTTGTCCAATAGATATTAATCAtgtattacaattattacaaaaagaATCTTTCtctttattcatttttgatccaaatgaatcaattattaataatacttcAAATAGTATAAGTAGTAATGAACCAatatcattatcttcatcttcatcttattataataataataatagcaataacaattctgtaaataataataataataataatagtggtaattcaacaaataataatagtccaTCAAGTCATACACCAAATTCACCAATGATATTCCAACCAATTGTTTCAAATATTTGtagtaatagtggtggtagtggtaataatagtcCTCAtcatattgataataataataatagtaatcagcaacaacaacaacaacaacaacaacaacaacaacaacaacaacaccaacaccaacaacaacaacaacaatcatcatcaacaacagcaacaaccaACAATTCTTGTacattaaatcaacaacaacaacaacaacaacaacaacaacaacaacaacaacaacaacaacaacaacaacaacaatcacaaccaacaacaccaacacaatCAACACAAtcaccaacaacatcaattagttttagtaaaaaaaagaatttaacgATAAATACAAGTTTTAAAACATCACCAATGTCATcaccaaaatcatttaataaaccatCACAATCACcacaaaatatatttaataatttctcaAATACATATAATCCAAACAATATtgaattttgtaaaatattgaaatcaaAGTTAACAGAATTTGAAACTGTGATAGTATTGACCGAGAGTACTGATCCATCTGAATTTTGTCAATATATTGATGCGGGTGCAACTGATTATATACCTCAACCAATCTCACCAATACTTTTAGATCTTCGTTTAACCACTTGTCAAAAGTtggttaataataatctacATTTAAAGAAGGCTGAATCATTAAAGGATGCAACTCGTAAGATGGTAACTTGTATTGAAAATTCACCAGACTGTGTCGAAATTTGGGATCCAAGTGGACatattcaatatttgaatcTAGCTTTCTCTGAGATGACTGGTTTTGCTCGTTGGGAATTATTAGGTAAAGAATTTTCAAATCTAATAGATAATACTGAAATCATTCCAAATATGTGGGCAACACTAACCGATAAGAAAACTTGGAATGGTTTCATTAGAACTcgtcataataataatactttaatCTATTTCGAGGCTTCAATCTCACCGGTATTAgatcaatttcaacaaattctCTATTATAATTGTACAAAAAGAGATGTAACTCAAAAAAGAATAGATGAAGAATCAAAAACTTtagaacaaaataaaatcattgaaaagTCACGTTTACGTCTATCAATGATGAGTCATGATATTAGAACTCCAATGTCAAATATCATTGGTATGGCTGATCTATTATTAGATACTTCTCTAtctcaacatcaacatcattatcttgaaattattaaaaattcttcaaatactttattaacaataattaatgatattttagatatttcaaag ATTGAAGCAGGTAAATTAGATATTGATTATGAaagttttgattttaatgcaACAGTATCACAAGTTGTAGAATCAATGGCACAAAGAGTACAATCTAAAGgattagaattattaagtTATGTTGATCCAAAGATACCAAATATATTGATTGGACCAAGTAGTAGattgaatcaaattttaacTAATCTTTTGGGAAATTCTTTGAAATTCACTGATAAAGGTGAGATTTCAATTTGTTGTCTATTGAATGATGAAACTGATAGTGAATATGAAATAAAGGTTGATGTAAGGGATACTGGTATTGGTATAAAGAAAGAAGCTTTACCATTACTCTTTAAAGCTTTCACTCAAGCTGAAGGTACAATCACTAGACAATATGGTGGTTCAGGTTTAGGTTTAGCAATTTGTAAAGAGTTGGTTCATTTGGCTTTCAATGGTGAAATCTCTGTTGAAAGTCAGTATGGTCATGGTAGTACTTTTACTTGTATTTTAAagtttaaaaagtttttaccATCTGATTCTCAAAATTTATTACCTGCAAGTTCaccattacaacaacaacagcaacagcaacaacatcaacaacaaacacaatttcatcaacatcaacaacaaacacaatttcatcaacatcaacaacaacaattacaacatcaacaacatcaacaacatcaacaattacaacaacaacagcaacaacaacaacaattacaacaacaattacaacaacatcaacaacaccaattacaacaacgtcaacaccatcaacaacaattacaacaacaacaacatcatcatcatcaacaagtTCAtttacaacagcaacaacaacacgaACATGACGCTCAACATAATCAACatatacaacaacaacaacagcagcagcaacaacaacaacaacaacagcagcaacatgaacataataataatggccACCATAATAGCCATGGCCATAATCATCATGGTAGtcatcataatcataatcatcaacataataataataataataatattacaattaataaattacaacatcaagaaaagaaacaaaaatcaaatgaacaACAATTAGAATCAATAACTGAAAATAGTTTTTCACCAATAGTTGAACCAATGGTTATTAGTGATCCTGATACACCTGAGGCATTAAATATATCacaatcaccatcaccacaatCGATTCATAATGGTACTACAATCAATCAACAACCAACATCACCATTGAATACACTCGGTTCGAAATTTGATTTCTCTGGTGCAAAAATGTTATTCATTGAAAGAAATGATACAAGTAGaggtaatttatttaaacaattattggCTTGGAATATTCAATTAGAATTGGTTGAAGATGGTGAAAGTGGTTTTCGAAAATGGAAACAATCTATTGAATCAAATTCACCTTAttctataattattatgGATTTAAATACTCCTGGTGTTGATGGTGCTTCATTACCAAtgagaataaaaaaagaattagaatTAATGCAACAACatctacaacaacaacaagaacaagaacaacaacagcaacaagaacaacaacaatccgagttacaaaaacaaccagatgttgaaaataaaaattcatctCAAAATaatgacaataataataataataataaatcaaatagtagtggtggtaatcAATGTATATATCGTTCACCAATTATTATGTTAATGccaattcaatttttaaattcacaattagaagataatttaaaagatgcTGGTGTTTGTGCTATACTTTCAAAACCAATTAGAATGAGCCAATTGGCTGATGTTTTCATGATGTATTTAGGTCCAAATAGTGaacacaataataataataattataataacaataatggtaatggctATTTGAATGGTGGAggcggtggtggtggtagtgttAATGGAACTGGAAATGGAACATTACAAGTTGGAATGAGTAatgatggtggtaatggATGTGGTGTAGTCTCTTTTTGGAATAAACAGAGAAGAGCATCCGCtgaagaacaagaacaagatcCATCGAAATTATTGGGTAAAGTTTTAGTTGTAGATGATAATCATATCAATATTCAAATCCTTTCTAAAATGCTTCAAACTGTTGGTTGTGAAGTTGATTCAGTGCTAAGTGGTGCCGATGCTTTGgcaaaaattaatcaatcatCTGGTGACTCTTATGATGCAATATTCCTTGATATTCAAATGCCCGACATGGATGGATTCCAAGTATCTAGAAAAATTAGAGAAAGAGAGAAAAAATTCTCATTACCAAGAGTAGCCATCATTGCAACAACAGCAAACGTTTTCAAAgaagatcaattaaaatgTTTTGATGCTGGTATGGATGATTTCAtttcaaaaccaattaaaagagctgaaattaaagaaatcattaaaaaatatggTAAAAATGGTAATCATCAAAGTGGTAGTGCTTATAGTCTTTATAAAttaagttaa
- the maoD gene encoding amine oxidase (Similar to flavin-containing), giving the protein MEENIIFDCIVIGAGLSGLKTANLLKNQNINVLVLEAKDVFGGRTDSIQFENYSWDIGGQWVGPTQYRINELIKECNQSIFPQQQKGKKVLEINGKLYRYSSLIPPVGLQYIIEIQIVMWRIDYLANQIKDLKNISQWKKCEYYDSISFQDWINQNIFFETSKKLIEITILAIFSSQPKNLSMLFVLTYFKSSGGVVKAMEVEGGAQQDRVFGSSHNLSKILSKKLLFPSKLTNNSGTFFYGNNGNIKLNSQVFKVEQDYNNQNQNRNENNENNENNLIRISSKNVITNEISYYLCKNLVITVPPNLADSIIYQPELPNERRLLTKSMEMGKVIKFIIFYDQCWWRELGFSGEIVNDGSSISFCYDGSFEDGSKPSIIGFFEGDYTDEWSMKSESERKEEAIKIIYKSFNSDQRALTPKHYIDKDWTKNQWSKGGYGCIIGSNKNYHKYNESLRKQIGNIHFAGTETSTEWSGYMEGALESAERVSNEIIPKFIPNYKPLINQQQQQQQQQQQQQQQQQQQQQQKIGFLNSIIIIVSMLTFCFYLIFNLYSNKK; this is encoded by the exons atggaagaaaatattatttttgattgtATTGTTATTGGAGCAGGATTATCAGGTTTAAAAACAGCaaatctattaaaaaatcaaaatataaatgtTTTGGTATTAGAGGCAAAAGATGtat ttggagGTAGAACAGATTCAattcaatttgaaaattattcatGGGATATTGGTGGTCAATGGGTTGGACCAACACAATATagaattaatgaattaattaaagaatgtAATCAAAGTATATttccacaacaacaaaaaggtaaaaaagtATTAGAAATCAATGGTAAACTATATCGATACTCATCATTAATACCACCAGTTGGATTACAATATATAATTGAAATTCAAATTGTAATGTGGAGAATTGATTATTTAGCCAACCAAatcaaagatttaaaaaatatatcacAATGGAAGAAATGTGAATATTATGATTCAATAAGTTTTCAAGATTGgattaatcaaaatattttctttgaaacttcaaagaaattaattgaaattactATTTTAGCCATATTTTCAAGTCAACCTAAAAATCTATCAATGTTATTTGTATTAACCTATTTTAAAAGTTCTGGTGGTGTAGTTAAAGCAATGGAAGTTGAAGGTGGTGCACAACAAGATAGAGTATTTGGTAGTTCACATAatctttcaaaaattttatcaaaaaaacttttattcccttcaaaattaacaaataattctggcacttttttttatggtaataatggtaatatcaaattaaattctcaagtttttaaagttgaacaagattataataatcaaaatcaaaatcgaaatgaaaataatgaaaataatgaaaataatttaattagaaTATCAAGTAAAAATGTAATTACAAATGAAATATCATATTATTTATGTAAAAATTTAGTGATTACAGTACCACCAAATTTAGCAGattcaataatttatcaacCTGAATTACCAAATGAAAGAAGATTATTAACAAAATCAATGGAAATGGGTAAAGTTATaaaattcattatattttatgATCAATGTTGGTGGAGAGAATTGGGATTTAGTGGTGAAATCGTTAATGATGGTagttcaatttcattttgttaTGATGGTTCATTCGAGGATGGTTCGAAACCATCGATTATTGGTTTCTTTGAGGGTGATTATACAGATGAATGGTCAATGAAATCGGAATCTGAAAGAAAAGAAGAagcaattaaaatcatttataaaaGTTTCAACTCTGATCAAAGAGCTTTAACTCCAAAACATTACATAGATAAAGATTGGACAAAAAATCAATGGTCAAAAGGTGGTTATGGTTGTATCATTGgttcaaataaaaactatCATAAATACAATGAATCTTTAAGAAAACAAATTGGTAATATTCATTTCGCTGGTACTGAAACTTCAACTGAGTGGTCTGGATATATGGAGGGAGCACTTGAATCTGCTGAAAGAgtttcaaatgaaatcattCCAAAATTTATTCCAAATTATAAACCTTTaattaatcaacaacaacaacaacaacaacaacaacaacaacaacaacaacaacaacaacaacaacaacaacaaaaaattggttttttaaattcaattattataatagtttCAATGTTaacattttgtttttatttgatttttaatttatattcaaataaaaaataa
- a CDS encoding hypothetical protein (NifU-like protein), translating to MNSMIRNVLKTTTNVGLKNTSGLVFRQTNVNFLKSSTTTTAIKSGIFGELITKRNYHERVLDHYNNPRNIGSFDKKDIDVGTATVGAPACGDVMKIQIKVKENIVVDVCFKTFGCGSAIASSSLATEWVKGKTLDQCLEIKNTDIAKHLSLPPVKMHCSMLAEQAIKRAIYDYKVKHEKLNSSEQTTIETTASL from the coding sequence atgaaTTCAATGATTAGAAATGTACTTAAAACTACAACAAATgttggtttaaaaaatacaagTGGTTTAGTTTTTAGACAAAcaaatgttaattttttaaaatcctcaacaaccacaacagcAATTAAAAGTGGAATTTTTGGAGAACTAAttacaaaaagaaattatcatGAAAGAGTATTGGATCATTATAATAACCCAAGAAATATTGGGTCATTCGATAAGAAAGATATCGATGTTGGTACTGCAACCGTTGGTGCACCAGCATGTGGTGACGttatgaaaattcaaatcaagGTAAAGGAAAACATTGTTGTCGATGTTTGTTTCAAAACTTTTGGTTGTGGTTCTGCAATCGCTTCAAGTTCATTGGCAACTGAATGGGTAAAAGGTAAAACATTAGATCAATGTCtcgaaattaaaaataccgATATCGCAAAACATCTCTCACTTCCACCAGTAAAAATGCATTGTAGTATGCTTGCCGAACAAGCTATCAAAAGAGCTATCTATGATTACAAAGTTAAacatgaaaaattaaattcatctgAACAAACTACAATTGAAACTACTGCatctttgtaa